In a genomic window of Parambassis ranga chromosome 24, fParRan2.1, whole genome shotgun sequence:
- the dse gene encoding dermatan-sulfate epimerase isoform X2: MYEKSYVRGWGFQYLHNHQPTNCVALLTGSLVYMTQGYLQEAYLWTKQVLSIMEKSMVLLQDVTDGSLYEGVAYGTYTTRSLFQYMFLVQRHFAIGHFDHPWLLKHFAFLYRTILPGFQRTVAIADSNYNWFYGPESQLVFLDRYVLRNGSGNWLAELIHQNRVMEGPGQAGKGQRWCTLHTEFIWYDPDLIPKPPSDFGTPRLHFFEDWGVVTYGSALPAGTNSSFLSFKSGKLGGRAIFDIVHRNKYKEWIKGWRNFNAGHEHPDQNTFTFAPNGVPFVTEALYGPKYTLLNNAVLFSSGFSGSCFKPWAGQVTEACDSKWLKYKVGYAADAQGRVEAAIERQGMVFIRGEGHSAYNPELKIRNFQRNLLLLHPQLLLLVDHIHLDPDSPARAVSAFFHNMELPFQSTKVDGVHGAFVLHGEDQYKMFWMDDTSHSNKGVLGYWNYPRGYPYNGSNYVNVTTPLRYPHTRVAYIFFGPGVDVQSFSLRGDDQRVDIYLATKDHTYTVYLLTGEVTSKPLFAMVLLDHKKVVFEKAAAAVDGSPEEVEEYVNVMEDNLQHVKPVFQQMERHILGQVLNTASFRKTAERLLQFSDKRKTEEVIEKMFAMSKKQGKGKGGKKVNLGDKLSESLPDIFAQIEVNEKKERQRTSKRTYEDSPEEGDADSRAFMDYTDGRRNRKGGFVKGRKFKEVHMVATAGSESLPSTASYIRLFLLLNTATFFLLLAVLLTRFQRGRSLHTQRCFYTILLIDCFILLYLYSSCSHTQC; encoded by the exons GTTACCTTCAGGAGGCCTACCTCTGGACCAAGCAGGTCCTGTCCATCATGGAGAAGTCCATGGTGCTTCTGCAGGATGTGACAGACGGCTCTCTGTATGAAGGAGTGGCCTACGGGACTTACACCACCCGCTCCCTGTTCCAGTACATGTTCCTGGTGCAGCGTCACTTTGCCATCGGCCACTTCGACCACCCCTGGCTGCTGAAACACTTCGCCTTCCTCTACAGGACCATCCTGCCAG GATTTCAGCGCACTGTCGCCATCGCAGACTCCAACTATAACTGGTTCTACGGACCGGAGAGCCAGCTGGTCTTTCTGGATCGCTACGTGTTGCGTAACggcagtggaaactggctggcAGAGCTGATTCATCAGAACAGGGTGATGGAGGGGCCAGGGCAGGCTGGGAAAGGCCAGCGCTGGtgcactctgcacacagagTTCATCTG GTATGACCCCGACCTGATCCCCAAACCCCCTTCAGATTTTGGAACACCCCGACTCCACTTCTTTGAAGACTGGGGCGTGGTGACGTACGGCAGCGCTTTACCTGCAGGCACCaactcctccttcctctccttcaaGTCTGGGAAGCTGGGTGGACGCGCCATCTTCGACATCGTTCACAGGAACAAGTACAAAGAGTGGATCAAGGGGTGGAGGAACTTCAACGCCGGTCACGAGCACCCCGATCAGAACACTTTCACCTTTGCACCCAATGGTGTCCCCTTCGTCACCGAGGCACTGTACGGACCCAAGTACACTTTGCTCAACAACGCCGTGTTGTTTAGCTCAGGCTTTTCAGGGAGCTGCTTCAAGCCGTGGGCCGGACAGGTCACAGAAGCCTGCGACTCCAAGTGGTTGAAGTACAAAGTCGGGTATGCGGCTGATGCTCAGGGACGAGTGGAAGCTGCTATAGAGAGACAGGGAATGGTCTTTATTCGAGGGGAGGGACATTCCGCTTATAACCCAGAACTGAAGATCAGGAACTTCCAGAGGAACTTGCTCCTCCTTCAcccacagctgctgctcctcgtGGACCACATCCACCTGGATCCAGACAGCCCAGCGAGGGCCGTGAGTGCCTTCTTTCACAACATGGAGCTGCCATTCCAGAGTACAAAGGTCGACGGTGTTCATGGGGCGTTTGTGTTGCACGGAGAGGACCAATATAAGATGTTCTGGATGGATGACACGAGCCACAGTAACAAAGGGGTGCTGGGTTACTGGAATTACCCCCGAGGGTACCCCTATAATGGCTCTAACTATGTGAACGTTACAACGCCGCTGAGGTACCCTCACACCAGGGTGGCCTACATTTTCTTTGGACCGGGTGTGGATGTACAGAGCTTCAGCCTGCGTGGAGACGATCAGAGGGTGGATATTTACCTGGCCACCAAGGACCACACCTACACCGTCTACCTGCTGACCGGAGAAGTGACCAGCAAGCCTCTATTCGCCATGGTGCTACTGGACCACAAGAAAGTTGTATTCGAGAAGGCGGCAGCCGCGGTAGACGGTTCGCCAGAGGAAGTGGAGGAATACGTCAATGTGATGGAGGACAACCTCCAGCACGTCAAGCCCGTCTTccagcagatggagaggcaCATCCTGGGACAGGTCCTCAACACTGCCAGCTTCCGTAAGACTGCAGAGCGCCTCCTCCAGTTCTCTGACAAGAGGAAGACGGAGGAGGTCATCGAGAAGATGTTCGCCATGTCCAAGAAACAGGGCAAGGGTAAAGGGGGGAAGAAGGTGAACCTCGGGGACAAACTCTCTGAGAGTCTGCCAGACATTTTTGCACAGATCGAAGTGaatgagaagaaggagagacagaggacttcAAAGCGTACATATGAGGACAGTCCGGAGGAGGGGGACGCAGACTCACGAGCCTTTATGGATTACACAGATGGCCGCAGGAACAGAAAAGGCGGCTTCGTCAAGGGCCGTAAATTCAAGGAGGTCCACATGGTGGCCACAGCAGGGAGCGAGAGTCTCCCCAGCACTGCTTCCTACATCAGActgttcctcctcctgaacACCGCCACCTTCTTTTTACTGCTGGCTGTGCTCCTGACTCGCTTTCAGAGGGGGCggagcctgcacacacagagatgcttcTACACCATCCTTCTGATCGACTGCTTCATCCTACTGTACCTCTACTCctcctgctctcacacacagtgctAA